TTTTCCTTTACCCGATCTTTGGCCCAGCCCAGGGTAGCGTTTTCATTATAGAATTGATTCCGATATTGATAATATCCGTAGTTCGGGTGAGTATCCGGGATATCCGTCTGCGCCTGTACTTCGAACATGAGTCCCGAAATAAAGAAAGAACTAATTAGTGCAATAACTTGCTTCGCCATTAAAATAACCCCCTGCTCATCGTTTAGAGTAGTGTGATATATCCACTCTTTAGTCGGGACTAGGTTGCACCCGGCTTGTGCTTGCTCAAACAGTCTTCAGTTTTTCAGAATCAAGTATCGTTGCGGAATGAAAATCCTTGTGTAATATAATCAGTGCATTCAGACCAGGTTCGATAATGGTCAATGTTTCGGTAATGCCTTCGCATTAAAAAAACAACCCTGACATTATAAAATCACATGTTCCGGACATCCAGGCTGCTGCCAGCATGGATGCAATGCCAGGACCTGCATCAAGATTGGAGTGTATTAGGTATTTTTAAGAGCGTTGGGTATTACAATTGTCAGGCAATATTACCCTGAGTTGAGGTTTGTTTCCCTCATTTTATACTTCTACCCTAACGGCTAAAACACCTTATGAAGATCAGTCTCTCCCACAGATATTGAACTAGTAACACGATTCCTGTGTAGATTTCAGATCAATACCCATCCAATCTTCAATCTGGTAGGATTTTGCAACAAATAGTATCAAAAATCTTTTAAAAAAGTAATAAAAGGTTTCAAATAAAGTATAGTCTATCTTGCATATAACGTCAAGCGCTTTTTAACAGGGTTTTATAGAGACTTTCATTGGGTAAAACTAACATTAATTCGAAATTTAATCTACTCTCGCCATCCAATCATTGGAATGTTGTGGGTCTTGCCTCCTTTTCTTTTAATTATTTTTGTTTTTCTCAAAGATCATCAATACAGGATAAGTAAAAAATTCGGATCAAATTCACCTTTTTCCATAAATTAATGAAAAAACAGATGAGTATTTTTACACCCGCGAACTTCTGGCTGTTGAATTTTTCTACGGAATCAGGTGATTTGGAAAAAATTCGGCTGAAAAAAGACCTTATCAGGCCATTCATACTTTATCGGATTTGGATATATTCACTTCCTGAATTGTTCCCATAGCTCACATCTCTACCATCGAAATCACCTATATTTATCCTGAAAGCAAATATACAAAAGCCAAAAATCTGAGTGATTTCAAAGAACGGTAATTCGGTGGGAATCTGAAGTGGAAGTAGACTACTCAGCGGTATGTTCTATAATCAGGAAAGTTGTTGGTATATATTAGAAGAAATGTTTTTTCAATGCAAGGGTGAACGAGATATTTCTACCGGCCTGTTTAAACATTATTAAAAACGTCGCCCGGAAAGAATATTCCGGGCGACGTTTCATATTCATTGGAAGGAATTAACTTCGCTATTGTGCGATAACTTCCACGAGTTTAACCGAATACGGCTCCATGTCGATGCTCAGGTCGCTGGAGTACGGTATGGTGCTTTTTACCGGATCAAGTCTGGTCGGATTCTCCAGAGAATTCTTGGCATGGAGTTCATCCGTAATGGTATAGACGTTCACCGTAGCGTCTTCTGGTACTCTTGCACCTTCCAGCCTTGAGATCAGCGTATTTGCATTGGGCTCGTAATTCACCGCCTTAATGACGATGCGCTTTCCATCTTCAGTTCCCGTAGCGATGGCATCTACCGTTCCTGGCATCCAGTCTTCAGGCTTATGCTGGTGAATCCGATCTAAATAGATGCTGTTCTCATCCAAGTTTCTGAAGGTGCCGGATGTAGATGAATAGTGCAGCGGCGCATAATGTTCGCGGAATAACTTTTCCACCACGTATCCGGAACCGGGAAACCAGGAGACATGGTCGTGATAGATAAATGCCGTCCAGGTCGGATCGTCAGACGTATTCCGCATAAGCAATGCCGGACAACTCATCTCCACGATTGGACTCAATTCTTCGTAACTGATAAGACTGCCAGCCGCGTGTAGTCCGGCTCGCCAGTCGTAAGTCCGGGACAGATTCCACTCCAGGACGCCGATCTTTATATCCGGATGGTCCGAATTCCGCACGTATTCCCGTAGTTTCGTCAGATAATTCTCTATACGCCGAACGCCGGTTTTAAAGTTTTCCGGCTCGTATTCGTAATTGTGGCATCCCAGGATATCGAAATTCTCTCCCGCGATATCGATCACCCGCTCGCTCCAAATCATATCGTTGGATCGTTTCTGACCACAGGCGACGATTCTGGTATCCGGCGACAACTCAGCAAGAATCTCCCGAAGCTGACTCCCATACACGTTCACGATTTCGGCATACTCCTCAGGACTCAGTCCGTGATTCATCGGCTCATTGTCAATCTGGATATACGGGACGTCGTACGGTTCCGGATGGCCGTTCTCCGCCCGCATTTTTCCCCATTTAGTCTCTGCGGGATCAAGCATGTAGCGGACCCAGTCCATGGCGTACTGCACTGCTTCCGGATCGGTAGTGGTGGCTGGCAACACAACCATCGGATCAGTTTCCAGTTTTTTGCAAAGCTCCATAAACTCCTCTGTGCCGAAACCGTAATAATCGGAGTAATCGCCCCAAATTGCATTGGGGTTGTAAGATCGGGAGACGTGTGGGCCAATTCCGTCTTTCCATTTGTAAATTGAAGCGAATGATCCGCCCGGCCAGCGGAGAAATGTCGGTTCCAAGCCCTTCAATGACTCCACCAAATCCGGACGCAACATGCCGTCCTCGCGGATGTCCGCCCGCATCATCGAGATGTAATCAACCAGAATGCTTCCACTGCCACGGGCAACCACCTCCACCTGAGCCTGTTCGTCGGTGATATCACTGGCAAATGAGTATTCCGCTTCCTGCCATTCGCTCCCCGAGACATTCAGTGGCACTTCTGCAACGGCATTCCCCCTGGAATCTTTTACCCGGTAGGTGACCTGGACCTCGCCACTTTCCGGTTTCAGCCAGACGGATCCGTTATAATCATAGCCCTCTTCGAGATAAAATCGTCCCTGGCCAATTCCGGCAGTTTCGTCGTCGACAATGAAACGGATAGCCTGTTCACCGTTCTTAAATAGACCGGTCGCAACCTCGACATCCCCTTTTCCTTCAATCGGTTCCCAGTACGTCGTAAAATCGTCGGCTTCAAATCCGCGCCCTCGTACCTGCTCCGCAAACAAGCCGTCCACCACGGAGTGATTGATATGCTCCAGGAAGTGCCCGTAGATGTCCTCATCCACCTCACTCATAACTCGGTCAGTGTCCACCATAAGGACGGCGACACCCGGCTCCCCGGTGTTTTTATCCGTTTCCAATTGCGCATTTATAAAGGCGGGGAAGGCCATAAAAAATCCGAGTACGATTAAAAGAAGTTTTCGTTGGAAGGTTTGGGTGATCCGGGTAGAAAGTAGTGGCGTCATGACTCAATTCCTTTCGTTTTAGTTCACGGGATTCTGTCTCACTGGCAAAAAGTCCGGAGAATCGGCATGGGGATGATGTGTTATGCCTGTTTTTTCACCCTGACTAATGCAGCCGACGATCGCTCCGTCATTAGTCCAGTATGCTTTGCCCCACCCAAAATTCGTGTAGTGTTCTTGAGCGTGTCAGTTGTAACTGATGAGTAGTGATTCAGGAAGATATATAAATGTATTGAGGAGTAACCTGTATAACAACGATTTTACCTAATTTGATCGGTTGCCCACAGAGAAGCTATTCGTTCTTACCCCAGAGATTCATAAGGGGTCCGCCATCACCATGAACCGGGTCGGATACCGGTGGATTTACATTCGCGATATTCTCATCCGCCATGGGTCGTTCATCCGGTTTGCCGTATTTCATGTCCCAGGAATCGCCGTTGGCATAGCCCCCGACGCACCGAAATCCGGAATTACTGCCCCGGTTTTTGTGCGCTACACCAGCAGGTATTACAATTACGTCGCCGGCTTCAACCCGTTCGATGATGCCGCTGGGACCGCCCAGCTGGACCTGAGTTGCTCCCCGGAATACGCCAAGGACTTCATGCGCCGTACTGTGATAATGATGGAAGGTATAGATCCCGTACCTCCAAGCGCTGGGCCAGTCGTTTCGGTCAAAAAGCGATTCGAAATCTCTGGCCGATACGCTCCCCCCTGAATTTAGGGGATCTTTATAAATCAGCGTCGGCAGTTTAGCGTTATTGGGATAAGTGCCGTCGTCGTCCAGGATTTCTGATATGATATCCGTCATTGATGTTGTCTGATCTGCCATAATCTTTGGAAAATATGTTGTCGTTCTCGGTTATCGTCGGGAATAATCTGGAACTTCAGCAGGTCGAATGAATCAACGCCCCAACCGGTTCGGATTCGGCGAGCATGTTGTATTC
The sequence above is drawn from the Candidatus Neomarinimicrobiota bacterium genome and encodes:
- a CDS encoding alpha-N-arabinofuranosidase codes for the protein MAFPAFINAQLETDKNTGEPGVAVLMVDTDRVMSEVDEDIYGHFLEHINHSVVDGLFAEQVRGRGFEADDFTTYWEPIEGKGDVEVATGLFKNGEQAIRFIVDDETAGIGQGRFYLEEGYDYNGSVWLKPESGEVQVTYRVKDSRGNAVAEVPLNVSGSEWQEAEYSFASDITDEQAQVEVVARGSGSILVDYISMMRADIREDGMLRPDLVESLKGLEPTFLRWPGGSFASIYKWKDGIGPHVSRSYNPNAIWGDYSDYYGFGTEEFMELCKKLETDPMVVLPATTTDPEAVQYAMDWVRYMLDPAETKWGKMRAENGHPEPYDVPYIQIDNEPMNHGLSPEEYAEIVNVYGSQLREILAELSPDTRIVACGQKRSNDMIWSERVIDIAGENFDILGCHNYEYEPENFKTGVRRIENYLTKLREYVRNSDHPDIKIGVLEWNLSRTYDWRAGLHAAGSLISYEELSPIVEMSCPALLMRNTSDDPTWTAFIYHDHVSWFPGSGYVVEKLFREHYAPLHYSSTSGTFRNLDENSIYLDRIHQHKPEDWMPGTVDAIATGTEDGKRIVIKAVNYEPNANTLISRLEGARVPEDATVNVYTITDELHAKNSLENPTRLDPVKSTIPYSSDLSIDMEPYSVKLVEVIAQ